One genomic segment of Hippoglossus hippoglossus isolate fHipHip1 chromosome 22, fHipHip1.pri, whole genome shotgun sequence includes these proteins:
- the LOC117756527 gene encoding serine/arginine repetitive matrix protein 1-like produces MYHQVPKVQTPPQPRNVWKTDGPTLAKKMAETPPPARPFWTMDQSHTPLNSPPPKTPPQPRNFWKTDGPTGSHSPAKKMAETPPPARPFWTTDQSHTPVNSPPPKVIKIQTPPQPRHFWRTDAPTGPRSPARKVDHWANEDPKFEMPNRQRGAIWSVRASHSQNNDRYSAFSRNHQCTCMALTFLADHNEGLRFNTTHLDKVLEQGDSLYVGIKNQLLLDQSYIDDHLTDKEMPKRVLTDTNIYNVHMSSVRCGG; encoded by the exons ATGTATCATCAGGTTCCCAAAGTACAGACCCCTCCACAGCCAAGAAATGTTTGGAAGACGGATGGACCTACTCTAGCTAAAAAG ATGGCTGAAACCCCTCCACCAGCCCGACCATTCTGGACAATGGACCAGTCACACACCCCTCTGAATTCTCCACCTCCAAAG ACCCCTCCACAGCCAAGAAATTTTTGGAAGACGGATGGACCTACTGGCTCCCATTCTCCAGCTAAGAAG ATGGCCGAGACCCCTCCACCAGCCCGACCATTCTGGACAACGGACCAGTCACACACCCCTGTGAATTCTCCACCTCCAAAG GTTATCAAAATACAGACCCCTCCACAACCAAGACATTTTTGGAGGACCGATGCACCCACTGGCCCCCGTTCTCCAGCTAGAAAG GTTGACCACTGGGCAAATGAAGACCCGAAGTTTGAGATGCCAAACAGACAAAGAGGAGCCATTTGGTCAGTGAGGGCCAGTCACAGTCAGAATAATGACAGATACAGTGCATTCTCAAGAAACCATCAGTGCACCTGTATGGCTCTCACGTTTTTGGCCGACCACAACGAGGGATTACGGTTCAACACAACCCACCTTGACAAAGTGCTTGAACAGGGAGATTCACTCTATGTTGGAATCAAAAACCAGCTTCTATTGGATCAAAGCTACATCGATGACCATCTGACGGATAAGGAAATGCCAAAGCGAGTTCTAACGGACACAAATATCTATAACGTGCATATGTCTTCAGTGAGATGTGGCGgctaa